In one Methanobrevibacter arboriphilus genomic region, the following are encoded:
- a CDS encoding serine--tRNA ligase: MIYFKLIGSFVFTKDITDLKEVIYKFLNENTKKILTKNGEIGCSINDFKIEKNILTIKFESNQLIRAHEVLIRLKKELSNFTGKKFKIGIRDVLIKYFDIKMESKKSLNIKNLPYVKNIEYGDKCIVILFDTESENKITYSEIEKRIPDRIITLLKNKMNDYGGKNEHWELLWESEDKKFKFKEDPTKVMEKEGWIKRGYNRGQWIYGPQATHLFRTFEKITLKELLEPLGFSEMIFPKLVPWEVWMRSGHAQGVYPEIYYVCPPKTRDPEYWEDVKNIYNITKEIPIDLIENKIDSPIGGMCYAQCPSFWGFLQGETVSIDQLPLKVYDHSGTSHRYESGGIHGIERVDEFHRLELVWLGTRKETLEMAEEIKEKYKNIFENILELKWRTAWVTPWFMAQEGKKGLSDMEGAGTVDYEAITPYNNKWIEFQNLSVNADKYTKGFNVKSQNNKKLWSGCSGIGLERWTAAFISQHGINIENWPDKFKKYFGKLPLGIKTL; encoded by the coding sequence ATGATTTATTTCAAATTAATTGGAAGTTTTGTTTTTACAAAAGATATTACTGATTTAAAAGAAGTTATATATAAATTTCTAAATGAAAATACAAAAAAAATATTAACAAAAAATGGAGAAATAGGGTGTTCTATAAATGATTTTAAAATAGAAAAGAATATACTAACAATAAAATTTGAGAGTAACCAACTTATTAGAGCTCATGAAGTGTTAATAAGATTAAAAAAAGAATTATCAAATTTTACAGGAAAAAAATTTAAAATAGGTATTCGGGATGTTTTAATAAAATATTTTGATATAAAAATGGAATCAAAAAAATCATTGAACATAAAAAATTTACCTTATGTTAAAAATATAGAATATGGAGATAAATGCATAGTTATATTGTTTGATACTGAATCAGAAAACAAAATTACATATTCTGAAATTGAAAAAAGAATACCTGATAGAATCATCACCTTATTAAAAAATAAAATGAATGATTATGGTGGTAAAAATGAACATTGGGAATTGTTATGGGAAAGTGAAGATAAAAAATTTAAATTTAAAGAGGATCCTACTAAGGTCATGGAAAAGGAGGGATGGATTAAAAGAGGTTATAATAGAGGGCAATGGATTTATGGTCCTCAAGCTACTCATTTATTTAGAACTTTTGAGAAAATAACATTAAAGGAATTGTTGGAGCCTTTAGGATTTTCAGAAATGATTTTTCCAAAGTTAGTACCATGGGAAGTTTGGATGAGGAGTGGGCATGCACAGGGTGTTTATCCTGAAATATATTATGTTTGTCCTCCAAAAACTAGAGATCCTGAATATTGGGAAGATGTAAAAAACATATATAATATAACAAAAGAAATACCAATAGATTTAATCGAAAATAAAATTGATTCACCAATTGGAGGTATGTGTTATGCTCAATGTCCTTCTTTTTGGGGATTTTTGCAAGGCGAAACCGTTTCTATCGATCAATTACCTTTAAAAGTATATGATCATTCTGGAACTAGTCATAGATATGAATCTGGGGGAATTCATGGAATTGAAAGAGTTGATGAATTTCATCGATTGGAGTTAGTATGGTTAGGAACCAGAAAAGAAACACTTGAAATGGCAGAAGAGATTAAAGAAAAATATAAAAATATTTTTGAAAATATATTAGAGCTTAAATGGAGGACTGCATGGGTTACACCATGGTTTATGGCCCAAGAAGGAAAAAAAGGGTTATCTGATATGGAAGGTGCAGGAACTGTTGATTATGAAGCAATAACTCCTTATAATAATAAATGGATCGAATTTCAAAACTTATCTGTTAATGCGGATAAATATACAAAAGGTTTCAATGTAAAATCTCAAAATAATAAAAAATTATGGTCTGGATGCAGTGGAATAGGTTTAGAAAGAT